A section of the Candidatus Eremiobacterota bacterium genome encodes:
- a CDS encoding DUF2214 family protein codes for MNLSAMLLDALLAWLHFGLIFTLAGCLFAEVFFYREVLAGPTFARLRSVDRAYGIVAGLVIVSGILRLIYSPKTAAYFLHNPIFWTKMALFAAGALLSIPPTIHFLRLGATALADGTIRIERRAYAQTRALLALEVTLLMLIPLCAALMARGFR; via the coding sequence TTGAACCTGTCCGCCATGCTGCTCGACGCGCTGCTCGCTTGGCTGCACTTCGGCCTGATCTTCACCCTCGCCGGCTGCCTGTTCGCCGAGGTCTTCTTCTACCGCGAGGTCCTCGCCGGGCCGACGTTCGCGCGGCTGCGGTCGGTCGACCGCGCCTACGGTATCGTCGCCGGGCTCGTGATCGTCAGCGGGATCCTGCGGCTGATCTACTCGCCGAAGACCGCCGCGTACTTTCTGCACAACCCGATCTTCTGGACGAAGATGGCGCTGTTCGCCGCCGGGGCGCTGCTCTCGATCCCGCCGACGATCCACTTCCTGCGCCTCGGCGCGACCGCGCTGGCGGACGGAACGATCCGCATCGAGCGCCGCGCATACGCGCAGACGCGCGCGCTGCTCGCGCTCGAAGTCACGTTGCTGATGCTAATCCCGCTCTGCGCCGCGTTGATGGCGCGCGGCTTCCGCTAG